A DNA window from Flavisolibacter ginsenosidimutans contains the following coding sequences:
- a CDS encoding sialate O-acetylesterase, translating into MNKQNFPYLFFCFCLFALSAKATITLPKILGDNMVLQRNAQVAIWGRADKGEKVVVKFGGQQKNAEADGEGNWMTWLDAMAASDKPRELTISGSNIIVLKNILVGEVWLCSGQSNMEYTMMKEGKFAHALHGTGIDSVALKNERNTSIRLFLVKRDLTKGDAANVNKGWNEAEGESLRAFSAAGYFFAKKLFEELHVPVGMIGSSVSGSNIEPWMSGEVKNGNSPQTISVDESNPGKFYSGMIKPLAPFTLKGFLWYQGETNCFLKEAPVYGFKFKHLINSWRKLWNDGGASFYFVQIAPFEYSKNSGKVALTDTDLPAFRQAQSEALSLPHTGMIVTTDLVDHISDLHPTYKWEIGKRLALLALAHDYGKKIEYSGPVLKAVQVKGNIINISFDHLGAGIVSNNNEPLTWFKVAGSDGIYHPANATIAQDKVIVVSVAVPSPAFVRFAWNEAAQPNLFNKDGLPAVPFECNVNKSSVDKNKKD; encoded by the coding sequence GTGAACAAACAAAACTTTCCATATCTCTTTTTTTGTTTTTGCCTGTTTGCATTGAGTGCAAAGGCAACCATTACGTTGCCGAAAATTCTGGGCGACAACATGGTGTTGCAACGTAACGCACAGGTTGCCATTTGGGGGCGTGCTGATAAAGGCGAAAAAGTCGTGGTGAAATTTGGAGGCCAGCAAAAGAACGCGGAAGCCGATGGTGAAGGCAACTGGATGACATGGCTCGATGCGATGGCCGCTTCGGATAAGCCAAGAGAATTAACCATCAGCGGGAGCAATATCATTGTGCTGAAAAATATTTTGGTGGGTGAAGTTTGGTTGTGCTCCGGGCAATCAAACATGGAATACACCATGATGAAGGAAGGCAAATTCGCTCACGCACTTCACGGCACCGGCATTGATTCGGTTGCTTTGAAAAATGAGCGCAATACCTCCATTCGCTTGTTTCTGGTGAAGCGTGACCTGACGAAAGGCGACGCTGCGAATGTGAACAAAGGATGGAACGAAGCGGAAGGAGAGTCGCTTCGTGCTTTCTCCGCCGCCGGTTATTTTTTTGCAAAGAAGTTGTTTGAAGAACTGCATGTGCCTGTTGGCATGATTGGTTCGTCTGTTAGTGGAAGCAACATCGAGCCGTGGATGTCGGGTGAAGTGAAGAACGGCAACAGCCCGCAAACCATTTCTGTTGATGAATCGAATCCCGGTAAATTTTATAGTGGCATGATAAAGCCGTTGGCGCCGTTTACGCTAAAAGGTTTTTTATGGTACCAGGGCGAAACGAATTGTTTTTTGAAAGAGGCGCCGGTGTATGGTTTTAAATTCAAACACCTGATTAATAGTTGGCGAAAGTTGTGGAACGATGGCGGTGCGTCTTTTTACTTTGTTCAAATCGCGCCTTTTGAGTATTCAAAAAACAGCGGTAAGGTTGCTTTAACCGACACAGACCTTCCGGCCTTTCGTCAAGCACAATCCGAGGCGCTTTCGTTGCCGCATACGGGAATGATTGTTACAACAGATTTGGTTGATCACATCAGCGATCTTCACCCAACGTATAAATGGGAGATTGGTAAGCGCCTTGCTTTGTTGGCACTTGCGCACGATTACGGAAAGAAGATTGAGTACAGCGGCCCGGTATTGAAAGCGGTGCAAGTAAAAGGCAATATTATCAACATAAGTTTCGATCACCTTGGCGCAGGCATCGTCTCCAACAACAACGAACCGTTGACTTGGTTTAAAGTAGCCGGCAGTGACGGTATTTATCATCCTGCGAACGCGACGATTGCTCAAGACAAAGTAATCGTTGTTTCCGTTGCTGTTCCTTCACCAGCTTTTGTTCGCTTTGCCTGGAACGAAGCGGCACAGCCCAATTTATTCAACAAAGACGGACTGCCTGCCGTGCCTTTTGAATGCAACGTCAACAAGTCATCGGTGGATAAAAATAAAAAGGATTGA
- a CDS encoding glycoside hydrolase family 2 protein: MKRKNYISFDSTPRSFAFKAMAFFSFFLLSTFFLLAQQTEVKYLSGTGSDNTVQWQFMCTGGMSANKWTTIAVPSCWELQGFGKYDYGLAKDSVRGKEKGLYKYEFTVPVNWKNKTVNLCFEGVMTDADVKVNGQSAGEIHQGAFYAFKYNVSSLLRFDGKNLLEVTVAKHSANQSVNEAERKADFWIFGGIFRPVFLEALPQTHIDYIAIDAKASGNFLAEVRTGSGNKISVQLYDAKGAKFGNITTANVTGDKTFIASPFSLPKLWSTEFPNLYKAVFTLYKNGKAVHVVEKKFGFRTIQVKPHDGIYVNGVKVKFKGVNRHSFWPTTGRTTSKALSITDVQLMKDMNMNAVRMSHYPPDEHFLDVCDSLGLYVLNELAGWHGHYDIPTGSKLVKEMIEHDVNHPCIVLWDNGNEGGHNFELDHLFANNDIQKRTVIHPWQDFNGFDTQHYREYNYGIGNYEAGHNIVMPTEFLHGWFDGGHGAGLEDYWEKMWSNPLSAGGFLWDLADEGVVRHDLKDSIDTDKFHGADGIVGPFHEKEGSYFAIKEIWSPVHFERKEITDDFDGTFNVENRFHFTNLSQCKFLWRLKSLQNTSLKEISGTAKSPNVLPKQNAVLQISLPNTWKAYDVLYVSAFGVDNKEIFTWSFPILKPSCVAKRFLQRTSKASRPTIQLQDSAFVIGSSGVSLRIHQRTGLLLDVKNAKGDIPFKNGPIVQEAVNNFSSFTQRYEGDTLVIASSFDRKKSYNTLQWKIYPSGIVQMIVRYFPSNYFTWFDGVNFSFPESQIKGVDYMGNGPYRVWKNRLKGNQFGIWRKEYNNTETAESWDYPEFKGYYSSFYQCRFVTTSQPFTVYTDNEDLFLRLFTPAPKTDQWHNYEPLFPSGDISFMQGIPSIGSKTQRAETTGPMGGKNIFYDYEKDSTRALQITLYFDFRNQ, from the coding sequence TTGAAGCGGAAAAATTACATATCATTTGATTCAACCCCGCGTTCCTTTGCTTTTAAGGCGATGGCGTTCTTCTCTTTTTTTCTTCTTTCAACCTTTTTTCTCTTAGCCCAACAAACAGAAGTTAAATATCTTTCCGGAACCGGGAGTGATAACACGGTTCAGTGGCAGTTTATGTGTACCGGTGGCATGAGTGCAAACAAATGGACAACTATCGCTGTGCCTTCTTGTTGGGAATTACAAGGCTTTGGCAAGTACGATTACGGCCTGGCAAAAGACAGCGTTCGCGGCAAGGAAAAAGGTTTATACAAATACGAGTTTACCGTTCCTGTAAACTGGAAGAACAAAACGGTCAACCTTTGTTTCGAAGGCGTAATGACAGATGCCGATGTAAAAGTGAACGGGCAATCAGCAGGCGAAATTCACCAAGGCGCTTTCTATGCGTTTAAATACAACGTCTCGTCGCTGTTAAGGTTTGACGGCAAAAATTTATTGGAAGTCACCGTTGCCAAACATTCCGCAAACCAATCAGTGAACGAAGCCGAGCGAAAAGCTGACTTCTGGATTTTCGGAGGCATTTTTCGTCCTGTTTTTTTGGAGGCATTGCCGCAAACACACATCGACTACATTGCTATTGATGCAAAAGCAAGTGGAAATTTTTTAGCGGAGGTAAGAACCGGGAGCGGTAATAAAATCTCCGTGCAGTTGTATGATGCGAAAGGAGCAAAATTTGGCAACATCACGACGGCCAACGTAACTGGCGATAAAACTTTCATCGCTTCCCCGTTTTCTTTGCCGAAGCTTTGGTCTACCGAATTTCCAAATTTATACAAAGCCGTTTTCACGTTGTATAAAAACGGAAAGGCAGTTCATGTTGTTGAAAAAAAATTTGGTTTTAGAACGATACAGGTAAAGCCGCACGACGGTATTTACGTGAACGGCGTGAAAGTAAAATTCAAAGGCGTGAATCGCCACTCCTTCTGGCCAACAACAGGCCGCACAACGAGCAAAGCATTAAGCATAACTGACGTACAACTGATGAAGGACATGAACATGAACGCCGTGCGCATGTCACACTATCCGCCCGACGAACATTTCCTCGACGTTTGCGATTCGCTTGGCCTTTACGTGCTGAATGAATTAGCAGGATGGCACGGGCATTACGATATACCAACGGGTTCAAAACTGGTGAAAGAAATGATTGAACACGACGTAAACCATCCTTGCATTGTTCTTTGGGACAACGGCAACGAAGGCGGACACAATTTTGAACTGGATCATTTGTTTGCCAATAACGACATTCAAAAGAGAACGGTCATTCATCCCTGGCAGGACTTCAACGGTTTTGATACGCAACATTACCGCGAATACAACTACGGTATCGGCAATTATGAAGCTGGTCACAACATTGTAATGCCAACCGAATTTTTGCACGGCTGGTTCGATGGCGGTCATGGCGCAGGCTTGGAAGATTATTGGGAAAAGATGTGGAGCAATCCCTTAAGCGCCGGTGGCTTTTTATGGGACCTGGCCGATGAAGGCGTGGTTCGTCACGATTTAAAAGATTCGATTGACACGGATAAATTTCACGGCGCTGATGGCATCGTCGGTCCGTTTCACGAGAAAGAGGGAAGCTATTTTGCCATCAAAGAAATCTGGAGCCCGGTGCATTTCGAAAGGAAAGAAATCACGGATGATTTTGACGGGACGTTCAACGTTGAGAACCGTTTTCATTTTACCAATCTTTCGCAATGCAAGTTTTTGTGGAGGTTAAAAAGCTTGCAAAACACTTCGTTGAAAGAAATAAGCGGAACGGCTAAATCGCCAAACGTGCTTCCGAAACAAAACGCCGTGTTGCAAATTTCTTTGCCCAATACCTGGAAGGCCTACGATGTTTTGTATGTTTCGGCTTTTGGGGTTGACAACAAAGAAATTTTTACTTGGAGTTTTCCAATTTTAAAACCATCGTGCGTTGCGAAACGGTTCTTGCAAAGAACAAGCAAAGCAAGTCGTCCAACGATTCAATTGCAGGATTCTGCCTTTGTCATTGGTTCAAGCGGCGTTTCGTTGCGCATTCATCAACGTACGGGCCTGTTGCTGGATGTAAAAAATGCAAAGGGCGATATTCCGTTTAAAAACGGACCGATTGTGCAAGAAGCCGTGAATAATTTTTCGTCATTCACGCAACGTTACGAAGGCGATACACTGGTGATCGCTTCTTCGTTTGACAGAAAGAAAAGCTACAACACTTTGCAGTGGAAAATCTATCCATCAGGCATTGTGCAAATGATTGTTCGTTATTTTCCTTCTAATTATTTTACCTGGTTTGACGGCGTGAATTTTTCTTTTCCCGAATCGCAAATCAAAGGTGTAGACTACATGGGCAACGGCCCATACCGTGTTTGGAAAAACCGTTTAAAAGGAAACCAATTTGGTATTTGGCGAAAGGAATACAATAACACCGAAACAGCCGAAAGCTGGGATTATCCTGAGTTTAAAGGATATTATTCCAGCTTTTATCAGTGTCGGTTCGTTACAACCTCGCAGCCGTTTACCGTTTATACCGACAACGAAGATTTGTTTCTGCGTCTTTTTACACCGGCACCAAAAACCGACCAATGGCACAATTACGAGCCGTTGTTTCCAAGCGGAGACATTTCGTTTATGCAAGGCATTCCAAGCATCGGCAGCAAAACACAGCGTGCCGAAACGACCGGTCCGATGGGCGGCAAAAATATTTTTTACGATTACGAAAAGGACTCAACCAGGGCATTGCAGATAACCTTGTATTTCGATTTCAGAAACCAATAA
- a CDS encoding SGNH/GDSL hydrolase family protein, producing the protein MNENKSNSRRNFLRNSSLATVASLSIPSLVTSAFAAEPMRKKIGLQKGDVILFQGDSITDAGRKKDDAGVNAASALGSGYAMLAASDLLYKYADKSLKIYNRGISGNKVYQLADRWQKDCLDLKPNVLSILVGVNDFWHTLVNGYKGTIETYRDDFTTLLTRTKQALPDVKLIIGEPYAVSGIKAVDEKWYPAFNDYRTAAKEIAGKFDAAFIPYQSIYDKAQQSAPGVYWTGDGVHPTLAGAHLMAHAWMEAVKG; encoded by the coding sequence ATGAACGAAAACAAGAGCAATTCCCGTCGCAATTTTTTACGCAACTCCTCGCTGGCAACCGTTGCAAGTTTGTCCATTCCATCCCTTGTAACATCTGCATTTGCTGCAGAACCAATGCGAAAAAAAATCGGTCTGCAAAAAGGCGACGTCATTCTTTTTCAAGGTGATTCCATCACCGATGCGGGACGAAAAAAAGACGATGCCGGCGTAAACGCTGCGTCGGCGCTTGGAAGCGGTTACGCAATGCTGGCCGCATCGGATTTGTTGTACAAGTATGCGGACAAAAGCTTAAAAATTTACAACCGCGGCATCAGCGGCAACAAGGTTTATCAACTTGCCGATCGCTGGCAAAAAGACTGTCTCGACCTGAAGCCCAACGTGCTCAGCATCCTGGTTGGCGTGAATGACTTCTGGCACACGCTTGTCAACGGTTACAAGGGCACGATTGAAACCTACCGCGATGATTTCACCACTTTGCTGACCCGCACCAAACAGGCTTTGCCTGATGTGAAACTCATCATCGGCGAACCTTATGCTGTTTCCGGTATCAAAGCCGTTGACGAAAAGTGGTATCCTGCTTTCAACGATTACCGTACGGCTGCAAAAGAAATTGCGGGCAAGTTTGACGCAGCATTTATTCCCTATCAATCCATTTACGACAAGGCGCAACAATCAGCACCCGGCGTCTATTGGACGGGCGACGGCGTGCATCCTACACTGGCCGGTGCACACCTGATGGCCCATGCGTGGATGGAAGCGGTGAAGGGGTGA
- a CDS encoding exo-alpha-sialidase, whose protein sequence is MKKAIGILSLLTAFAASAQQDTVRYVGNTLVNVDYHHGQLTPAVGVHNIQVFRANREHPEWAGGTAWTYNHQPMLVYWNNQFFLHFLSDPVGEHIPPGQTFLLTSKDGYHWSKPVVLFPPVKIPDGTTKEGRTEVAKNLLSVNHQRMGFYVSKKNRLLTLAFYGVVLGPGDDPNDGHGMGRAVREIYKDGSFGPIYFIRYNKGWSEKNTVYPFYTSSKDKGFIEACNEILANPLMTQQWVEEADRDDPLISLKKDLKAFSYYRLNDGRVVGLWKNALTDITKDGGKTWLYNPTRAPHFVNSNAKIWGQKTSDGKYVTIYNPSEFRWPLALSVSNDGLNYDKLLLVNGEITSMRYGGAYKSYGPQYVRGITDEGPMPPDGNIWVSYSMNKEDIWVAMIPVPVRDKVTSQVDEVFNSMPDGKELAQWNYNSGLWTPVSIEKMSNGTKALTLQDWDPFDYAKAERMIPSSKHIVVEFSVTPQQATNGNLEIEFTDSKGTPGVRLSFDSTGALITKAGYRNKNLTKYAANETYNIKIDLNADNRFYTVTVNGKASSGLFYAPLSSIDRVVFRTGSVRRFPNADTPTDQNFDLPNGGEQDKKAEYYISSFKTSLPK, encoded by the coding sequence ATGAAAAAAGCAATCGGCATACTGTCTCTTTTAACGGCTTTTGCAGCATCGGCACAGCAGGACACTGTTCGTTACGTTGGCAACACGCTGGTAAACGTGGATTATCATCACGGGCAATTAACGCCGGCCGTTGGTGTGCACAACATCCAGGTTTTTCGCGCCAATCGGGAGCATCCCGAATGGGCCGGCGGCACGGCTTGGACGTACAATCATCAGCCCATGCTGGTGTATTGGAACAATCAGTTCTTCCTGCATTTCCTAAGCGATCCGGTTGGCGAACACATTCCGCCCGGACAAACCTTTTTGTTGACGTCCAAGGACGGATATCATTGGAGCAAACCGGTTGTTCTTTTTCCGCCGGTAAAAATTCCCGACGGCACAACGAAAGAAGGACGAACCGAAGTAGCAAAGAATTTATTATCGGTAAACCATCAGCGAATGGGTTTTTACGTGTCGAAGAAAAATCGTTTGCTCACGCTTGCTTTTTACGGTGTAGTGCTTGGCCCCGGCGATGATCCGAACGACGGCCACGGCATGGGTCGTGCCGTTCGTGAGATTTACAAAGACGGCAGCTTCGGGCCGATTTATTTTATTCGTTACAACAAAGGCTGGAGCGAGAAGAACACGGTTTATCCTTTTTATACTTCAAGCAAAGACAAGGGTTTTATAGAAGCATGTAATGAAATTCTTGCCAACCCATTGATGACCCAACAATGGGTGGAAGAAGCCGACAGGGATGATCCATTGATCTCTTTGAAGAAAGATTTAAAAGCGTTTTCTTATTACAGGTTGAATGATGGCAGAGTCGTCGGTCTTTGGAAAAATGCGCTAACCGACATTACAAAAGACGGGGGCAAAACGTGGCTTTACAATCCAACCCGTGCGCCGCATTTTGTAAACAGCAACGCAAAAATCTGGGGACAAAAAACAAGCGATGGAAAGTATGTTACGATCTACAATCCATCAGAGTTTCGCTGGCCCCTGGCTTTGTCGGTTAGCAATGATGGATTGAATTACGACAAACTGCTTTTGGTGAACGGTGAAATTACGTCTATGCGTTACGGCGGTGCGTATAAGTCTTACGGGCCGCAATACGTTCGTGGCATTACGGATGAAGGGCCAATGCCACCAGACGGAAACATTTGGGTAAGCTACAGCATGAACAAAGAAGACATTTGGGTGGCCATGATTCCCGTTCCCGTTCGGGATAAAGTGACGTCGCAAGTGGATGAAGTTTTTAATTCAATGCCCGATGGAAAAGAATTGGCGCAATGGAATTACAACAGCGGCTTGTGGACGCCTGTCTCGATTGAAAAGATGAGCAACGGAACAAAAGCATTGACGCTTCAGGATTGGGATCCGTTTGATTACGCAAAAGCCGAACGTATGATTCCGTCTTCAAAACACATCGTTGTTGAATTTTCCGTTACGCCGCAGCAAGCGACGAATGGCAATCTTGAAATTGAGTTCACCGACAGCAAAGGCACGCCCGGTGTACGTTTAAGTTTTGATTCAACGGGGGCCTTGATTACAAAGGCTGGTTATCGTAACAAGAATTTGACAAAGTATGCAGCAAACGAAACCTACAACATTAAGATTGATTTGAATGCCGACAATCGTTTTTACACCGTGACCGTAAACGGCAAGGCGTCGTCGGGATTGTTCTATGCACCACTTTCAAGTATTGACCGTGTCGTTTTCCGAACGGGAAGTGTAAGACGCTTTCCCAATGCCGATACGCCAACGGACCAAAATTTTGATTTGCCAAACGGCGGCGAACAGGATAAAAAAGCGGAGTACTACATCTCTTCATTTAAAACATCGTTGCCTAAATAA
- a CDS encoding glycoside hydrolase family 43 protein, which translates to MKKFLIGCFLLLMLSACSSKVYLFSSFREPATDGLHLAYSKDGYHWKDFDTTFIKPSVDSNVMRDPSIAQGPDGTFHLVFTSAWKGTKTFGYAASKDLIHWTAQRTIPVMQYEPTTVNVWAPELFYDDEANAFIIIWASTVPFRFEKGQEDENNNHRMYYTTTKDFQTFSPTKLFYDPGFSVIDCEIVKRAKNDYVLVLKDNTRPARNIKVAFATSALGPYSKASESFTPPFTEGPTVAKVKDGYLVYYDQYRDKIFGAMKTKDFKTFTDATNEVSLPQGHKHGTVFIVKKKVLTNLLKRPGKS; encoded by the coding sequence ATGAAGAAATTTTTGATTGGATGTTTTTTGTTGCTGATGCTTTCGGCTTGCTCGTCGAAGGTGTATCTTTTTTCTTCGTTCAGAGAGCCGGCAACGGACGGCTTGCACCTCGCTTATAGCAAGGACGGTTATCACTGGAAGGATTTTGATACAACGTTTATCAAGCCTTCGGTTGACAGCAATGTGATGCGTGATCCTTCCATCGCGCAAGGCCCGGACGGTACGTTTCATTTGGTATTTACATCTGCGTGGAAAGGCACGAAAACATTTGGCTATGCTGCGTCAAAAGATTTGATTCACTGGACTGCACAACGCACCATTCCCGTGATGCAATACGAACCCACCACGGTTAATGTTTGGGCGCCTGAATTGTTTTACGACGACGAAGCAAATGCCTTCATCATCATTTGGGCGTCGACGGTGCCGTTTCGATTTGAAAAAGGACAGGAAGACGAGAACAACAATCACCGGATGTACTACACAACAACGAAAGATTTTCAAACCTTTTCACCCACCAAACTTTTTTACGATCCCGGTTTTAGTGTAATTGATTGCGAAATAGTAAAACGTGCTAAGAACGATTATGTGTTGGTGTTGAAAGACAATACACGTCCTGCACGAAACATCAAAGTGGCATTTGCAACAAGTGCTTTGGGGCCTTATTCAAAGGCATCGGAATCTTTCACACCACCTTTCACCGAAGGCCCAACGGTGGCCAAAGTGAAGGATGGTTATCTTGTTTATTATGACCAATACCGCGACAAAATTTTTGGTGCGATGAAAACAAAAGATTTCAAAACGTTTACCGATGCAACAAACGAAGTAAGCCTGCCGCAAGGCCACAAGCACGGAACTGTTTTCATAGTAAAGAAAAAAGTGCTTACAAACCTGTTAAAGCGGCCCGGAAAAAGTTAA